A genomic stretch from Methylorubrum extorquens includes:
- a CDS encoding protein of unknown function (Evidence 5 : Unknown function), with protein MALFGRAPKPDAAARRRVEAWLRKAGGYGPDTAMSVSEIVCTDPACPGTETVVLLFPPGEKTRAVKIAGALDALSEADVAAALGQD; from the coding sequence GTGGCCCTGTTCGGACGCGCCCCGAAGCCCGACGCCGCCGCCCGGCGGCGCGTCGAGGCGTGGCTGCGGAAGGCGGGCGGTTACGGCCCGGACACGGCGATGAGCGTGAGCGAGATCGTCTGCACCGATCCGGCCTGTCCCGGCACCGAGACCGTGGTCCTGCTGTTCCCGCCCGGCGAGAAGACGCGGGCGGTGAAGATCGCCGGGGCGCTCGACGCCCTCAGCGAGGCGGATGTGGCGGCCGCCCTCGGCCAAGATTGA